One Theropithecus gelada isolate Dixy chromosome 3, Tgel_1.0, whole genome shotgun sequence genomic window carries:
- the CD36 gene encoding platelet glycoprotein 4 isoform X2 codes for MMNSSNIQVKQRGPYTYRVRFLAKENITQDPKDNTVSFLQPNGAIFEPSLSVGTEADNFTVLNLAVAAASHIYPNPFVQVVLNSLINKSKSSMFQVRTLRELLWGYTDPFLSLVPYPVSTRVGMFYPYNNTADGVYKVFNGKDSISKVAIIDTYKGKRNLSYWESYCDMINGTDAASFPPFVEKSQVLQFFSSDICRSIYAVFESDVNLKGIPVYRFVLPSKAFASPVQNPDNHCFCTEKIISKNCTSYGVLDISKCKEGKPVYISLPHFLYASPDVSETIDGLNPNEEEHRTYLDIEPITGFTLQFAKRLQVNLLVKPSNKIQVLKRLKRNYIVPILWLNETGTIGDEKAKMFRSQVTGKINLLGLIEMILLSVGVVMFVAFMISYCACRSKTIK; via the exons ATGATGAACAGCAGCAACATTCAAGTTAAGCAAAGAGGTCCTTATACGTACAG aGTTCGTTTTCTAGCCAAGGAAAATATAACCCAGGACCCCAAGGACAACACAGTCTCTTTCCTACAGCCCAATGGTGCCATCTTTGAACCTTCACTATCAGTTGGAACAGAAGCTGACAACTTCACAGTTCTCAATCTGGCTGTGGCA gctGCATCCCATATCTATCCAAATCCATTTGTTCAAGTGGTACTCAATTCGCTTATTAACAAGTCAAAATCTTCTATGTTCCAAGTCAGAACTTTGAGAGAACTGTTATGGGGCTATACGGATCCATTTTTGAGTTTGGTTCCATACCCTGTTTCTACTAGAGTTGGTATGTTTTATCCT TACAACAATACTGCGGATGGAGTTTATAAAGTTTTCAATGGAAAAGACAGCATAAGTAAAGTTGCCATAATCGACACCTATAAAGGTAAAAG GAATCTCTCCTACTGGGAAAGTTATTGCGACATGATTAATGGTACAG ATGCAGCCTCGTTTCCACCTTTTGTTGAGAAGAGCCAGGTATTGCAGTTCTTTTCTTCCGACATTTGCAG gTCAATCTATGCTGTATTTGAATCCGACGTTAATCTGAAAGGAATTCCTGTGTATAGATTTGTTCTTCCATCCAAGGCCTTTGCCTCTCCAGTTCAAAACCCAGACAACCATtgtttctgcacagaaaaaattatctcaaaaaattGTACATCATATGGTGTGCTAGAcatcagcaaatgcaaagaaG GGAAACCTGTGTACATTTCACTTCCTCATTTTCTATATGCAAGTCCTGACGTTTCAGAAACTATTGATGGATTAAACCCAAATGAAGAAGAACATAGGACATACTTGGATATTGAACCT ATAACTGGATTCACTTTACAATTTGCAAAACGGCTGCAGGTCAACCTATTGGTCAAGCCATCAAACAAAATTCA AGTATTAAAGCGTCTGAAGAGGAACTATATTGTGCCTATTCTTTGGCTTAATGAG ACTGGGACCATTGGTGATGAGAAGGCAAAGATGTTCAGAAGTCAAGTAACTGGAAAAATAAACCTCCTTGGCCTGATAGAAATGATCTTACTCAGTGTTGGTGTGGTGATGTTTGTTGCTTTTATGATTTCGTATTGTGCATGCagatcaaaaacaataaaataa
- the CD36 gene encoding platelet glycoprotein 4 isoform X1, whose translation MGCDRNCGLITGAVIGAVLAVFGGILMPVGDMLIQKTIKKEVVLEEGTIAFKNWVKTGTEIYRQFWIFDVQNPQEVMMNSSNIQVKQRGPYTYRVRFLAKENITQDPKDNTVSFLQPNGAIFEPSLSVGTEADNFTVLNLAVAAASHIYPNPFVQVVLNSLINKSKSSMFQVRTLRELLWGYTDPFLSLVPYPVSTRVGMFYPYNNTADGVYKVFNGKDSISKVAIIDTYKGKRNLSYWESYCDMINGTDAASFPPFVEKSQVLQFFSSDICRSIYAVFESDVNLKGIPVYRFVLPSKAFASPVQNPDNHCFCTEKIISKNCTSYGVLDISKCKEGKPVYISLPHFLYASPDVSETIDGLNPNEEEHRTYLDIEPITGFTLQFAKRLQVNLLVKPSNKIQVLKRLKRNYIVPILWLNETGTIGDEKAKMFRSQVTGKINLLGLIEMILLSVGVVMFVAFMISYCACRSKTIK comes from the exons ATGGGCTGTGACCGCAACTGTGGACTCATCACTGGGGCTGTCATTGGTGCCGTCCTGGCTGTGTTTGGAGGTATTCTAATGCCAGTTGGAGACATGCTTATCCAGAAGACAATTAAAAAG gaaGTTGTCCTTGAAGAAGGtacaattgcttttaaaaattgggttaaaACAGGCACAGAAATTTACAGACAGTTTTGGATCTTTGATGTGCAAAATCCACAGGAAGTGATGATGAACAGCAGCAACATTCAAGTTAAGCAAAGAGGTCCTTATACGTACAG aGTTCGTTTTCTAGCCAAGGAAAATATAACCCAGGACCCCAAGGACAACACAGTCTCTTTCCTACAGCCCAATGGTGCCATCTTTGAACCTTCACTATCAGTTGGAACAGAAGCTGACAACTTCACAGTTCTCAATCTGGCTGTGGCA gctGCATCCCATATCTATCCAAATCCATTTGTTCAAGTGGTACTCAATTCGCTTATTAACAAGTCAAAATCTTCTATGTTCCAAGTCAGAACTTTGAGAGAACTGTTATGGGGCTATACGGATCCATTTTTGAGTTTGGTTCCATACCCTGTTTCTACTAGAGTTGGTATGTTTTATCCT TACAACAATACTGCGGATGGAGTTTATAAAGTTTTCAATGGAAAAGACAGCATAAGTAAAGTTGCCATAATCGACACCTATAAAGGTAAAAG GAATCTCTCCTACTGGGAAAGTTATTGCGACATGATTAATGGTACAG ATGCAGCCTCGTTTCCACCTTTTGTTGAGAAGAGCCAGGTATTGCAGTTCTTTTCTTCCGACATTTGCAG gTCAATCTATGCTGTATTTGAATCCGACGTTAATCTGAAAGGAATTCCTGTGTATAGATTTGTTCTTCCATCCAAGGCCTTTGCCTCTCCAGTTCAAAACCCAGACAACCATtgtttctgcacagaaaaaattatctcaaaaaattGTACATCATATGGTGTGCTAGAcatcagcaaatgcaaagaaG GGAAACCTGTGTACATTTCACTTCCTCATTTTCTATATGCAAGTCCTGACGTTTCAGAAACTATTGATGGATTAAACCCAAATGAAGAAGAACATAGGACATACTTGGATATTGAACCT ATAACTGGATTCACTTTACAATTTGCAAAACGGCTGCAGGTCAACCTATTGGTCAAGCCATCAAACAAAATTCA AGTATTAAAGCGTCTGAAGAGGAACTATATTGTGCCTATTCTTTGGCTTAATGAG ACTGGGACCATTGGTGATGAGAAGGCAAAGATGTTCAGAAGTCAAGTAACTGGAAAAATAAACCTCCTTGGCCTGATAGAAATGATCTTACTCAGTGTTGGTGTGGTGATGTTTGTTGCTTTTATGATTTCGTATTGTGCATGCagatcaaaaacaataaaataa